The Acidimicrobiia bacterium genome contains the following window.
TCATGGCTGCTGCGATGCGCCGAGCGAACAGCAAGGATCTCGCTCGCCTCCAATCAATCCTCGAGTCCACGTGACGCACCGATCACCGCCGACTTACCCGCGGGAGTGTGCACCGTCCGCTTCTTAGCGGTCGCTGCGCGCTTCGAGGTGTTCGGCGAGCTTGTTGAATGCCATGGTCCATCCGGTGGCACCGGGGGAGTCGCTGGGAATGCCCGCGTGGGTCATCACCATCTTCGTTCGGCCACCAAGGTCTTCGAGCTCGACGCGGATCTCCGTGGTGGTGGGATGTCCATCGGGCATGCCCATGTCCGCCGGTGATTGCACGTTGCCGTGCTCGTCGGACATCGACTCGGTGTAGACGAGTCGCTCGTTCTCGACGACTTCGCGGTACTCGCCCGTGAAC
Protein-coding sequences here:
- a CDS encoding SRPBCC domain-containing protein, translated to MTDDNASQDAVVIERTFDAPVDVMWQMWTDPEHFKAWYGPDGATIPVAKMDVRIGGTRLVCMEMQTPNGPMQMWFTGEYREVVENERLVYTESMSDEHGNVQSPADMGMPDGHPTTTEIRVELEDLGGRTKMVMTHAGIPSDSPGATGWTMAFNKLAEHLEARSDR